The genome window TTGGTATTTCTTGAAAGGTGCGTTATCTACGATCGATCGCGACTACGGAATCATCAATTCCATCCATCACGACATCGGGACTCACGTAGCCCACCACATTTTCTCGACGATGCCCCACTATCACTTGAAGGAAGCAACGGAAGCCATCAAGCCAGTGTTGGGCGATTATTATCGCAAGTCAACCGATCCAATTTGGAAGAGCTTTATTCGCTCTTACTGGGATTGTCATTTTGTCTCGGATACAGGTTCGGGAGTTTGCTACGAATCACCTCACAGTCGGGGATCGGCTGAAGTTAAGTAGCTTAAATAAACAATAGAATATGCAAAAACCAGGCTTTTTAAAGAAGCCTGGTTTTTCTTTTTTGGGCGTGTTTGATTATAAGATGTTCCACATTTAACCTGCATATTGAGGTCGGGCAAAATGCCCAGCCCACAATAAATTTAAGAGTTTTAAAAAGGCAAACTAACTCAATGTTTTTTAGCTGAGTGTATCCGCTGTAAAAAACACAATCAAAGAGGTTTGTAAGTTGTCACACGTTTAATCTCTATACTTATTTTGATGGCAACTATTGTGGGCAGGGGCTCCTAGCCCGCCCCAAAAATAAAAACTAAATGCAGTAAAGCTTAGTGAGGACTTCAGTCCGAGCAAGTTTTATGAGGACTGAAGTCCTCATTACCAACTTTATAGCGATTATTGTACCGGAGATCATCTTACAGATTACCTTTAAGCCCGATCGCAGTGACAATAGTCCACGCATCCACCAACAGCAACAGCAGCGTACATAAAAGTAAAATAAGATACATCCAAGGCTGCGACAAAGGGCGGACATCTCTAGTATCAATACCTGTTTTTGCTTCCACCAAACCGACTAATTTAGCAAATCCAGCCACGCGCATCGGCAACAAATAACCTTCACCCGAATGACTCAAAAAATAGTAAACTAAACCTCCTTGACCGGTCGATCGAGGTTTGAGAGCTTTTACCTCAGTCCAAGGTAGGGACCAACCCTTGCGAACAAAACGCGGAAACCACTTGGGATAGGTGACTTCAATCCCTTCCTCGCTCAAAATTACCCTTTCACTGAGCACGCCGTACAGCCCCACAGCCCCGACAACAATTGCCGCCCAGAGTGCGGCCGGGGAAACCGGTGCTTTCGTTACTTCCGACAAAAACGGCAAGGGAATTGTCAGGGCTGCGTACAAGCTCAACAGCGTGATTCTAATCAGGGGAGAAAGCCGGAATACCGCCGGCTCAAATACTGGGGCAGAAGATGGGGAATAGGCAAGAGGTTGTGCTGACATGGCTGAAATTCGAGAAGCTGTTTAAGGATATTTTTGCACAGTTGTCGAGCCCGCCAACAAAACTCAGAAAAATACGAAAAACCGGACAATATATGCAGTCGGAAGTTTTGATCTAAAATTCATTTCACAAACTTTGATTTTTAACTGTTGAGCTTTTACCGCTTTGCTGAAGTTGGAATTTTGAGCGCGGAGTTATCAATTCACTGACAATTTATAACTCAAAACTCACAACTGCGATTAATCGACGGCGGTTAGCGCCGGTACAGTCAAAGGTTCTGAGATTTCTCTGGATTTGGGGCGGCCGGCCACGGCTGTTCGATCGCCCTGAACTGCCTCTGCGGATCTGCTAGGATTGAGGTTTGAATAGGGGCCTTCGTTAATCTGCAAGCGATCGCAAGGAATTTTATCGGACAAAATTGCACTGGCCATCATGCCGGTGTGAATTTCCAATGCCGAGGCCCGTATCGCTTCAAACACTAAGCGCTGTCCGGGAAATACTACTCGTTCAAAGTACCAGTTAGGGATGTTGGTGATACGAGCAATCTGAATTTGACTGGTGGCGTTGACGTAGCAGCACAGAATCTTGCTGTCGCTGTCTGAGGGTACGGGGTCAAGAATTTGAGCCATAACTGCTGAGGGAGCCTTGCCTAAAAGTTTTAGTTATCTTATTAGGCTAACACTAGGCGATCCCACCTACTGTAAAGCCGACTACCAACTCCCTAATACATGAGAGACCGATCGTACCTAAATTTAAATTTAATCGGATAAATATCGCATTTTTGACTCCCCGCTGGGATTTTAAGTCAAAATACGCTGTATAGACTTAAAAATTAGCTTTTTTCTGCTGCTCTCGCCGATCTACACCAACAAGCTCGGGCTGGAACCAAATAGAAAAATTTAAGAATATTTAATGTCAAATTGCGAAAATTAGACATATTGTAAAGTTATATTAAAAGAATATTAACATAGCTGAAAAAGTTCCACTTTAGGATATGGCAATCATGGAAAGCCGAGAAAACCGAGTCCTGTACGTTCGCCTCCCTTGCAATCCGATTTTCCCGATCGGAGT of Oscillatoria nigro-viridis PCC 7112 contains these proteins:
- a CDS encoding DUF1830 domain-containing protein; its protein translation is MAQILDPVPSDSDSKILCCYVNATSQIQIARITNIPNWYFERVVFPGQRLVFEAIRASALEIHTGMMASAILSDKIPCDRLQINEGPYSNLNPSRSAEAVQGDRTAVAGRPKSREISEPLTVPALTAVD